The following nucleotide sequence is from Borreliella spielmanii.
GGCTTTTTTACATTGTCATTAAAAAAATTTAAATACTCTTCACTTTTTTTGAAGTTGCCTAGGTTATTTGATACTATCCCAGCTTTTAATGCATAGTTGGTTTTTTTGTTAAGATTGTAGGCATTTTTAAAACTTGCGAATGCTTGTTGTATATCGCCATTTTTTTCTTCTGCTATTCCTTTTTGGTAGTAAGCAGTGTCATAATTTACATCAATTTGTATTGCTTTTTCAAAAGATTCTATTGCTTTTTTGTTTTTATTTAGCATCATTAAAGCTATTCCTTTGTTATTATGCGCTTTTTTATGTTTTGGGTCTAGCCTTATTGTTTGATCAAATGCTTCTATTGAGTGTTCATACTTTTTAAGCTTGAATCTAATAATTCCAAGTTTATAGTAATCTTCTTGGTTATTTGTGAGTTTGGTAATTTTTTCATATACATTTTCTACTTTTAGTAAATCTCCATTGTTTTCATAAGCCCGAGCCAAAGTTTTAGCGGCATGGGCGTCATTGGGATTAGTTGTCAAGAATTCGTTTAGATCTTTAATAGCTTGTTGGCGTGTTTTTGGGTTTTCAAGATCGCTAGGTTTTATTGAATGCACCTTAGATTTAAGGTTTTCTAAATGCTGTATTTTATTAGCTTGAGCTAAAGTTTTAGCGGCATGGGCGTCATTGGGATTAGTTGTCAAGAATTCGTTTAGNNNNNNNNNNNNNNNNNNNNNNNNNNNNNNNNNNNNNNNNNNNNNNNNNNNNNNNNNNNNNNNNNNNNNNNNNNNNNNNNNNNNNNNNNNNNNNNAGTTGTCAAGAATTCGTTTAGATCTTTAATAGCTTGTTGGCGTGTTTTTGGGTTTTCAAGATCACTAGGTTTTATTGAATGCACCTTAGATTTAAGGTCTTCTAATTCCTGTGTTTTCTTATCTTCTTTGTCTAATTGAAAAATGTCTTTTTTGTAAGGATCTTTTGGTATATTAATTAAATTTGGTTCAATATCTTTTTTTATTAAGGTTAATAGTAAGTTGGAGGCTTCTTTAGTTTTTAAGCTTTCAATCAATTCATTTACTTTTTGGAATTTATTGCTTAAGCCCTTTTTAATTAATTCTTTTAATCTGTTTTTTCCAAGTGAGACTCTACCGGTATTAATATCATCTAATATTTCATAGAGCTCTTTTTTTATTAAGTAACTATATGGTCTATGAATTTTTCCTATTATTGTCTGGCTGGGTGGAGAAAGATCACGCTCTTTTTTAGAATTTGAAGGCATCTTTTTTAAAGATTCCCCATTATCATTGTTTAAATATTTACTCTTTTCTGGGTTTTTTAAAATGTGCTCTGAATTTTTTTCTTTGGGAAAATTTGTGTTTTGCTTGTCATTTTCTATTTTTTGAGGGTTGTTTAAAACATGTTCATTGTTTGATTTTTCACTTAAATTTTTTTTTAGTTTTTCCAAAGAAAATAAATTTTTTTGATCATTAATGTTTAATTTGGGATTTGGAGCCTGTATTATTTGATTTTCTTTTTTTTGGGGTATTGTATTTTGGTTTATTTTTTCTGGAATTTTGCTTTTTTTAAATTCAGATATGTCTTCATCTTCAATGCCAACATCATCGTTTCTGTCAGAGTAGTTTTCTGTTATTGCGGTGTCTTTAATGTATCTATTATTAAATGCAATATCAAAATTTTCGTTTACATTTGTTTTTATACTGTCTTGACCTTTAATCTTGTCTAAGATTTGATTTGCAGAATCTCTTTGTAATTCGTTTGATTCAAAAGGACTACTGTTGGCAATTTCTGCTAGTGTATTTGTAAGCATTGCAATATCTTCATTTTGCGGGTATTTATCTTGCAGAAGTTTTGCAACAGAATATGCTTTTTTATAGTTTCGGTCTATTACACTGTTTTTAACTTCGTTTAGCATTATTTCTCTGTTTTTATCATTTAATTTTCTTTGATATATATAGTAACCAAAGCCCCCAAATGATAAGATAATTAATAAAATTAAAAGCAACAATACCGAAAAATTCGTACGTTTTTTATTCATCTATGTATAACTCCTCTTGCCAATTAAGTTTTTCCAGCTCAATTAAAGAATTTGTTTCTAGATTGTCGTTAAAACCATCTTTAAGTATTTGGTTTTTATCTTCTTTTGCGTATACAATATGTTCGGTTCTTCCCTTTAAACTTTTGTCAAGTTTTTCAAGATTAATTTTTTCATTTCTTAAATAGCTTATTATAAGCAAAATACTGTCTTTTTTTTCTGTTTTTGATCTAAGGGTAATAAATTGTGAGTAGTCATGGATAGCCATAGTATATGAATCCCAAGCTTTTTGGTATTCTTTTTCTTTAGATGTTATTTTGCCCTGTTGAACATAGGCATTAGCTCTGTTTAGTAGAGCGCTGTCATAATTGGGTTTGCTTTTAATAGAGTTGGAATAATATTTTATTGCTAGAGGATAGTAACCTTCTCCTCTGTTAAACATTATGTTTCCTAATTCATAATATAGTATATAATCTATTTCGCCTCCTATTGCAATTCCATCGAGCAAGGCCCCTTCAGCTTCTGTTAGTTGGTTATTTTCTCTGTATGCTATTGATAAAAAGTAATAGCCAAGTTGTACTTTTGGATATTTTTTAATAGCATCGCTTAGTGTTTCTATTGCTTGAATGTAATTTTTGTTTTTCATTTCTTCTTTACCAATTCTAATTAGCCTTTGAGAATATGCTAATTTTGAATTAAATATTAAAATTAAAAATAAAACAAAAATTGTAAAATTTTTATTTAATAATAAATAAATTTTCATTTTTTCCCATTCTGTTTAATTTAGATTAAATGTCTTTAGCTTTCATAAGTTCTTTTTTAAAATTTATTTTTTGCTTCAATTTTGCTTTGAAAAAAGAAATAAATTCTAATAAACCACTTTTTTCATTAGATTTTATCTTTTTATTGTTTTTTAATTCTATCAAATTCTCACAATATATTAAATAGTATAATGCAGGCAATAATTTTTTCTCATTTTCATTTTCTAGTTTTTCAATAAGATTAAATCTTATATTTTTGAGAATAATTTTTAAAATTCTTGATCTTGTTTTTAGTGATTTTATTAAAAGATATGATTTTTGATAATCTAGTTGGTTGGGATTTATTTTTTGCATTTTTATTATTTTTTTAGGTATTGTAATTTTATTCTCGTCAAGGTAAAGCAGTATATCTGATATAAACTTGAAATGCTTATTTTCAATATTAGGGTAAAAGGATAAAAAATATACAAATATTTGATTTTGTATTTCAAAAGTTTTAGTTTTAAAAAATTCTTTCATGTGTTGGCAATAAATTTTTTTATCCTTATTATCAGCATAAATATAGAATGAAATCCATCCATAAGTTTCTATATTCTGAGAATTTTTTTCGACGTAGTTTATAATACTTTGCATGAATGCATTTTTAATGTACTTGTCTTTAAATAAGCTTGAGCTTTCGTAAGGGTTGAAATTTATTTTGTCAAAAGATGTAAAAAAATCTTCTGTTTGAAATTTTGCGTTTATAATTTCTTTAATTTTTTCTTTTATATTGATTAATTTGTGTTTTTCAATGTATTCAAGTGCATTTATGAAAGATTTCCAATTATTCGATATTTTGTCCCTGAAAAACCAAGTTAAATATTTTTTTATTATTGTTTTCTCAATTACATATAAATAACACTTTAATGTGTCTTGGAAATCCTTTGGAATGTATTGTGTAAAATCACTGAAAAAATAATTAAAGTTAATATTTTTACTCGAACCTTTATAAAAAATTTCGTTAAGACTTAAAGTTTTTATTGCACGTAAGTAGTTTAAAATTTCATTGTATTTTAGCGCTAGAATTTCTTCTTCTAAGTATTTGTAATATTTTATTAAAATTTTTATAAAAATGTTTTTACTTAAACATCCAACTGGCCAATATGTAAGTATTAGCATTTTTTTTAGTTTTATTAGTCTGCTTTCTTTATTAATTAAGCTTGATTTAAAAACTTTTTGATTTTCTGATTGATTTTTTAAATTTTTATTTATGATATTTAATATTTCAATTTTATTTTTATTTCTTACAGCTACTAGAATATCTATTGTTTGTTCCAAGTTGTCAATGTTAATATTGCTAGAAAAATTTAATATAATTTGCTTGTAAATGTCTTTTTTTTCTTGAGAATAATAAGGATTATTTTGTATTTCAATTAGTTTTAAAAAATTATTAGATTTTAGTTTATATGTTATTCCTAGTTTTTTAGTGTTAAAGTTGGATTCTTTGCTTATTTGAGTTAAGTTTTTACTTTTTACTATTTCTAATATCCATTTTTTAATTATTTCATTTTGAGTTTTTTTGTAGTAGTATTCTTCAAGCGAAGTATTTAATACATTTTTTTCCTTTGCATAATCATTGCTAATTTTTATAAGTTCAATTATTTCAGGTTTTTTTAATTTGTAAAGTTGGGAAGAAATGCTATATTTTAAAACTTTTTCTTCTATATATTTGATTATGTATTTTTTTAATGTAGCAAGGGAATTATAAAATTCTGGATCTTTTTTAATCGTTTTCATTTATTCTTTTTTTTATAACTTTCATTAAATTTTTATCTTTTTTTGCAAAATTTATTATTGCCTCTAAATAGCCTTCAATAGTTCCTATGTCAATTCTTTTTCCCTTAATATTCTTATATAATACTTTTTTTTGATCCATTAGTTTTTTCAAAGCATAAATGTGATAATACTCACCTTTTTTATGCAGTTTAAATCCTTCTTCTAAATGTTCAAAAAACTCATAGTTGTATAAAAATCTTCCAATAGATGCTTTATTGCTAGGTTCACTTCCGATTTTTGGTTTTTCAATAATGTTTTTTACATGGATTTTGTCTTTGTAGAGATCTATTACCCCATATCTGTTTATATTTTCTGGATTTTCAATAATAGATATTATGTTTTTTCCAGTTTTTTCATGAAGTTTGATCAATTGTAAGCTTAATGGTGGGTTTCCAATGTGAAGATCGTCAGGGTAAGCCACAATTACAGGTTCTCTGTTTATCCAGGGTTTTGCATAAAGTAGCGCATTTCCTGTGCCCAGCATTTCTTTTTGTCTTATGAAGCTTATGTTAATTTTTTTGTTTTTAATCTTTTCTAATTCATTTTCTTTATTTTCTTTTAAGAAAATATTTTCAAGTTCAATTTCTCTGTCGAAATAATCTTCAAGAGCTTTTTTTCGCCTTGAGCTTATTAATAAAATGTCTTTTATTCCTGAATCGATAAATTCTTGGATAATATAATCTATGGCTGGTTTGTTTAAAATTGGCAACATTTCTTTTGGAATTGTTTTTGTTATTGGTAAAAATCTTGTTCCATACCCAGCTGCCAGAATAATGCCTTTCATACTTTTCTCTCTTGAAATAAGATTATATCAAAAATTTAATTTTATATATTAAATGTTTTTTAAAATTGTTTTAAAATCTTTACTTATGTATGTAAGTTCGGGTAAATATAAAGGTAAAAAAATTTTATTTCCCAAGACCGGTGTTATTCGTCCTGTGATGTCTATTGTTAGAGAAGCCTTTTTTTCTATTATTTTCAAGGATATTATTAACTCAAAATTTTTAGATGTTTTTGCAGGAACCGGCATAATGTCTGTTGAGGCTCTTAGTAGGGGAGCAAGTCTTGCCCATCTTGTTGAATGTAATAGAAAAACTAAAAGTACATTAGTGAAAAATTTTAGCTTTGTTGAGGAATTTTATAAGTTTTTTTTTCAAAGAGCAGAGGATTTTTTGGTCAAAAAAGATCTTTTTTATGATTTTATTTATCTTGATCCTCCTTTTAATTATAAAAATAAGATTAATCTACTCGAGATTATTTTAAAAGGTAAAATTTTAAATGATAAAGTTAGCATTATTATGCATTGTCCTTTTAGTGAAAATTTGGATATAAATACATCAAAATTTTCAGTTTATAATTTAAAAAGGTATGGGGGATCAAAACTTATTTTTTTAAGAATATTATAGGATTTAATTTTTTTCATGGTTAAAGAGGACGAGTTGAATTTCATTTTTATTTAATTCTGGAATGTTGTTTTGTATCGCAAAGTCATCCGCAATTTTTAATGGATTTTTTTTGTAATTGCCATTAGCATCTTTTATTAAAATTTCTCTGTTTTCAAGATCCATTATTATTTCTTCTATTTTATAAGTCTGGTTTTTTTTGTTTATTATGGATAGATTTGGCATAATGCTCATTTTGTATTCAATAACAGCAGCTTGAAAAAGATTTTCATTATTATTTTTTTTGTTTACACTTACTATTTGTCCGTAATCAAAAGGTGCAAGTATTGTTAAAAAATTTTCTAGCATCTTAATGTCAAATTTTTTATTTTTTGTTTGCTCACTTGGTTCTTTCCTGCTCCAGAAGTATTCTCCACTATTTTCTGTTAGGAATTTGACAGCCTCTAAAGGGTTAGCGCTTTCTTTTATTATTATTGGATTTACTAATTCATCGTAGGTATCTATTATGCAAAAAATCCTAACAAGCTCATGAATAAATTTGTTGATTTTCAGTTGTGGATACCCAGTAGCATCAAGGTATTCTTTTTGCCCATTGATTATCATTTTTGTAATAGCTGAAATATCCTCTCTTATTCTAAATAAATTCTTAGCAATGTTAATACTTTTTTCCAAGTGTTCTATTTTTAATTTGTGATGTTCTTTTAAATTTTTGTCTTTAAGGCTTATTTTGTTTCCTATATTTTCTAATATTGTTGTATGCATTAATCCTATTGAGTGTAACAATGATCCAAGTGCGGCTTGTAGTATCATGTCTTCTGGGTAAAAAAATTCTGTAAATTCGGTATATTCAGTTTTATCAAGAACAAATTTCATAGTTGAGCGCGGGGCATTTTGCAAAGATCTTACTTTATTTAAATTCGCAATTGTAATTAGAAAATAAATTGTTGTGTCGACTGAATGTAGCAGTATTGAATCGCCTTCTGTTTTAATTTTACCTTTAAAAAATTCATAATCTCTTCTAGCAGAATATAAATATAATTTTTTTAAAGTTTTTTTATCTTTAAGGTTTTCTTTTGTTCTAAGCTTTTGAACATCAAAATAATGATATATTTCTAATAAAATTTTTTGCAAAGATATTATTTTATGTCTTGGAAGTATTTTAAAGCTCCCTTCTAATATTTCTTTCCAATAAATTTGATTGGGCTCGACCTCCATTAATGTATTTATTTTCATGATCGGTTTTTTCCCTTTGGTAAAAAATATTAGGTCGTCTTCTCTAAAGGGTTTATATACATCTTTTAGATTATCTATTAACTTTTCTCTTAAATAATTAAGATCATCATTTAAAATTTCTTCATTTATTTTTTTTATCAGGTCCTCATATGAGACATTTTCTTCTTTTTTAAGTACAGGAATGTACGGAGTATTACCTTTAGCAAGTATTTTGATAATTTTTTCATTTACTCTTGTTCCAAGTTTTGATAAATTTCCTATTCTTGCAAAAATTACGTCTTGTTCATTTAGATCCTTTATTTGCTTTATTTCTTTAAGTATCACTTTGAGATCCTTTTAATCTTTAAATAAATATCGCCGAGGAGAATCGAACTCTTGACACAAGGATTTTCAGTCCTATGCTCTACCAACTGAGCTACAGCGACAATTGTAATTTAACTAACATGCTGCCGAGGAGAATCGAACTCCTGACACAAGGATTTTCAGTCCTATGCTCTACCAACTGAGCTACAGCAGCTTTTATTCTAGTACCTTAATTTTTCCATAAGTGTATATGTTTGTCAACTCTTTTTAAATTTTAGCATTTTAAATGCAGCGCTAAGAAAATGCTTTATAGTTGCCTTAGACTTTAAAATAAGCAATTTTGAATTTATAGAATAAATTTTCAATTTATTTTGTGAAGATATTTAAAGAAATCCATATCTGTTGAGAAAATTTTTCTTTTATCTTTTAATACCGCTTTATAGCTTTCTAATGCCTGCCAAAATTTGTAAAATTCAATATTTTTACCATATGTATTTGAATAAATTCTTGCGGCTTCTAGATCCCCTTCAGCTTTTATTTTTGCAGCAGTGGCTTTTGCTTCGCTTAATAGGCTTAATTTTTCTTTTTCTATGCTTCCAAGAATTTCTGTTTTTTCAGCTAACCCTATACTTCTTTGTTCTTCTGCGATTTGTTGTCTTTCTGAAATCATTCTGTTGTTTACGGATTCAATAAGGCTTGGATCATAAGTAACTTTTCTTATTAGTACGTCTACAATTTCAATCCCAATATCTTTAGTATTGTTGTTTGCTATATGAATTATTTCTTTTTCGATTATCTTTCGCCCTTTTGTTATTTTATAAATACCATTGATTTTTGTTTCTTGTGGGGTGAGTATTCCATTAGACAAACGTTGAATTGGATCGTTTGAGCTTCTTATAATTTCGAGCAAAGGATATTTTGCAATAACTCCTCTAACAGCTGGCTCAATTGCTGCGTCAATTCTAACGTAAGCTCTATTCATTGTTTTTATTGTTGTATAGAATTTATTTATGTCTGCAATTTTCCATCTAGCTGTTGTATCAATCCATATTAATTGCTTTTCTTCTCCCCCCGTTGGGATTCTTTGGGGTTCTCCATCCCATCTAAGAATGATTTTGGGAAATATTTGTACATTTTCAATTAATGGAATCTTATATTTAAGACCAGCTAAACTTTCAGTTCTTTGGATTTTTCCAAGTCGAGTGGTTATTGAAATTTCATTTTCTTTTAAAATATAAATTGGTTGAAAAATGGACAAAATAGTTAAGCAAACTATTATTGTAAAGGTTATAATTTTTATAGTAGAGAATAAAAGGTTTATTATGAATTTCATTTATTTTACCTCTTTAAATGGTAGAAAATTTTTTAAGTTTTTATCAATTAATTCAATATTATCTTTATTTTCAAGTATTTCTTTCATGGTTTCATTGTAAAGCCTTTCTTTTGTAATTTCGGGATTTTTTAAGTAAGCGTTTAGTATGGCATTAAAAATTTCTGTGTCTGCTAATGCATTGTTTATTCTGCTTTCTTTGTATCCCCTGGCTTCTTCAATAACTTTTAATGCTTCACCTTTAATTTTGGGAACTATTTGATTAAATTCTTTTTTTCCTTCGTTTATGTATTTATTTTTGTCTTGAATAGCAATGTTTACATCTTCAAAGGCCTCGTAAACTTTCCCTTTTGGGGGTAGGGCATTTCTAATTTGTACTTGCACCACATCAATACCGAGATTGTAATTATTTATTATTTCATTCATGGAAGATTTTACACCTTCTGTTACTCCTACTCTGTTGTCATTTATTATTTCAAAAATGGTATTGTCTCCAATTAATCTATTCATTGACGACTTTGCAATATCTTTAATTGTTGTCTCGGGGTCTTCTACTTTAAATTTAAATGAATAAGGATCTCTTATTTTGTATTGTACTAACCATTCAATGTTTATGATGTTTAAATCTCCAGTAATAATCATGCTTTCATCGCGCGCACTGTCGCTTTCTCTAATATCGTTTGGAGATATTATAAATCCAAATTTAATTTCTTGGACTATTTTTACGGGTACTATAAATTTTTCTTCAATTAATGGAATCTTAACATGTATTCCTGAATCAAGAGTTCTGTTAAGCTTGCCAAGACGAAGTACAATTGCTTCTTCTGATGGCCCGACTATGAATATATTTGCAATAATTATTATTAATATAAGTATTAAAGTAATAATAATTATTAAATATTCGTAAATTTTATTAAAAATTTGTTTTATTTTAAACATTTGCTTCTCCCAATGTTTTTAATTATTTTTACTTTGTAAGCGAATTTTATCACTACTTCTTGGATTTGATAAAAGTTATTGTTTCGATTTTATTATTTTGAATTTCCTTAATAAAATATTCCCCATCAGTTGTTTTTACGGTTTCGTCTTTTTTTGGTATTTTATCAAGTAGATCTATTAAGTATCCTCCAATTGTATTTGTATATTCTTTATGTTTGATAGATATTCCAACTATCTCTTCGATATCATCAAAAGTAGTTTCTCCAAGTATTGAGTAAGTATTGTCGTTGATTTGTGTAATCAGAGGCTTTTCTTCGTTAATGTCGTATTCATCAGATATTGCTCCAAAAATTTTTTCTACTATGTCTTCTATTGTAAGTATTCCTGAAAAACCACCATACTCGTCAATTACGATTGCCATTATTTTTTGCTTTTCC
It contains:
- a CDS encoding tetratricopeptide repeat protein, which encodes LNEFLTTNPNDAHAAKTLAQANKIQHLENLKSKVHSIKPSDLENPKTRQQAIKDLNEFLTTNPNDAHAAKTLARAYENNGDLLKVENVYEKITKLTNNQEDYYKLGIIRFKLKKYEHSIEAFDQTIRLDPKHKKAHNNKGIALMMLNKNKKAIESFEKAIQIDVNYDTAYYQKGIAEEKNGDIQQAFASFKNAYNLNKKTNYALKAGIVSNNLGNFKKSEEYLNFFNDNVKKPNEIAIYNLSIAKFENNKLKEALEIINKAINLNPEKSEYLYLKASINLKSENYQNAISLYNLVIEKNPENTSAYINLAKAYEKSGNKTQAISTLEKIINKNNKLALNNLGILYKKEKNYQKAIEIFEKAIINSDIEAKYNLATTLIEINDNTRAKDLLKEYTKLKPNNPEALHALGIIEYNENNNDQTLRELIKKFPNYKKNENIKKIIGI
- a CDS encoding tetratricopeptide repeat protein, translated to MKIYLLLNKNFTIFVLFLILIFNSKLAYSQRLIRIGKEEMKNKNYIQAIETLSDAIKKYPKVQLGYYFLSIAYRENNQLTEAEGALLDGIAIGGEIDYILYYELGNIMFNRGEGYYPLAIKYYSNSIKSKPNYDSALLNRANAYVQQGKITSKEKEYQKAWDSYTMAIHDYSQFITLRSKTEKKDSILLIISYLRNEKINLEKLDKSLKGRTEHIVYAKEDKNQILKDGFNDNLETNSLIELEKLNWQEELYIDE
- a CDS encoding BB_0208 family protein; translation: MKTIKKDPEFYNSLATLKKYIIKYIEEKVLKYSISSQLYKLKKPEIIELIKISNDYAKEKNVLNTSLEEYYYKKTQNEIIKKWILEIVKSKNLTQISKESNFNTKKLGITYKLKSNNFLKLIEIQNNPYYSQEKKDIYKQIILNFSSNINIDNLEQTIDILVAVRNKNKIEILNIINKNLKNQSENQKVFKSSLINKESRLIKLKKMLILTYWPVGCLSKNIFIKILIKYYKYLEEEILALKYNEILNYLRAIKTLSLNEIFYKGSSKNINFNYFFSDFTQYIPKDFQDTLKCYLYVIEKTIIKKYLTWFFRDKISNNWKSFINALEYIEKHKLINIKEKIKEIINAKFQTEDFFTSFDKINFNPYESSSLFKDKYIKNAFMQSIINYVEKNSQNIETYGWISFYIYADNKDKKIYCQHMKEFFKTKTFEIQNQIFVYFLSFYPNIENKHFKFISDILLYLDENKITIPKKIIKMQKINPNQLDYQKSYLLIKSLKTRSRILKIILKNIRFNLIEKLENENEKKLLPALYYLIYCENLIELKNNKKIKSNEKSGLLEFISFFKAKLKQKINFKKELMKAKDI
- a CDS encoding UTP--glucose-1-phosphate uridylyltransferase → MKGIILAAGYGTRFLPITKTIPKEMLPILNKPAIDYIIQEFIDSGIKDILLISSRRKKALEDYFDREIELENIFLKENKENELEKIKNKKINISFIRQKEMLGTGNALLYAKPWINREPVIVAYPDDLHIGNPPLSLQLIKLHEKTGKNIISIIENPENINRYGVIDLYKDKIHVKNIIEKPKIGSEPSNKASIGRFLYNYEFFEHLEEGFKLHKKGEYYHIYALKKLMDQKKVLYKNIKGKRIDIGTIEGYLEAIINFAKKDKNLMKVIKKRINEND
- the rsmD gene encoding 16S rRNA (guanine(966)-N(2))-methyltransferase RsmD → MFFKIVLKSLLMYVSSGKYKGKKILFPKTGVIRPVMSIVREAFFSIIFKDIINSKFLDVFAGTGIMSVEALSRGASLAHLVECNRKTKSTLVKNFSFVEEFYKFFFQRAEDFLVKKDLFYDFIYLDPPFNYKNKINLLEIILKGKILNDKVSIIMHCPFSENLDINTSKFSVYNLKRYGGSKLIFLRIL
- a CDS encoding HD domain-containing phosphohydrolase; its protein translation is MILKEIKQIKDLNEQDVIFARIGNLSKLGTRVNEKIIKILAKGNTPYIPVLKKEENVSYEDLIKKINEEILNDDLNYLREKLIDNLKDVYKPFREDDLIFFTKGKKPIMKINTLMEVEPNQIYWKEILEGSFKILPRHKIISLQKILLEIYHYFDVQKLRTKENLKDKKTLKKLYLYSARRDYEFFKGKIKTEGDSILLHSVDTTIYFLITIANLNKVRSLQNAPRSTMKFVLDKTEYTEFTEFFYPEDMILQAALGSLLHSIGLMHTTILENIGNKISLKDKNLKEHHKLKIEHLEKSINIAKNLFRIREDISAITKMIINGQKEYLDATGYPQLKINKFIHELVRIFCIIDTYDELVNPIIIKESANPLEAVKFLTENSGEYFWSRKEPSEQTKNKKFDIKMLENFLTILAPFDYGQIVSVNKKNNNENLFQAAVIEYKMSIMPNLSIINKKNQTYKIEEIIMDLENREILIKDANGNYKKNPLKIADDFAIQNNIPELNKNEIQLVLFNHEKN
- the hflC gene encoding protease modulator HflC, with product MKFIINLLFSTIKIITFTIIVCLTILSIFQPIYILKENEISITTRLGKIQRTESLAGLKYKIPLIENVQIFPKIILRWDGEPQRIPTGGEEKQLIWIDTTARWKIADINKFYTTIKTMNRAYVRIDAAIEPAVRGVIAKYPLLEIIRSSNDPIQRLSNGILTPQETKINGIYKITKGRKIIEKEIIHIANNNTKDIGIEIVDVLIRKVTYDPSLIESVNNRMISERQQIAEEQRSIGLAEKTEILGSIEKEKLSLLSEAKATAAKIKAEGDLEAARIYSNTYGKNIEFYKFWQALESYKAVLKDKRKIFSTDMDFFKYLHKIN
- the hflK gene encoding FtsH protease activity modulator HflK is translated as MFKIKQIFNKIYEYLIIIITLILILIIIIANIFIVGPSEEAIVLRLGKLNRTLDSGIHVKIPLIEEKFIVPVKIVQEIKFGFIISPNDIRESDSARDESMIITGDLNIINIEWLVQYKIRDPYSFKFKVEDPETTIKDIAKSSMNRLIGDNTIFEIINDNRVGVTEGVKSSMNEIINNYNLGIDVVQVQIRNALPPKGKVYEAFEDVNIAIQDKNKYINEGKKEFNQIVPKIKGEALKVIEEARGYKESRINNALADTEIFNAILNAYLKNPEITKERLYNETMKEILENKDNIELIDKNLKNFLPFKEVK